In Flavobacterium sp. GSB-24, the genomic window ATCCTAATATTGTAAATGTATACGAATCATACACTTTACAAACTCCAGACAAATGGACTTTTAGCGCTGCGTATGTTTTTGGAAAATCAGGTTTATTAAGTGTTGATTATGCTGTAAAAAATTACGGAAATGCAAAATTCAAACCTACAAATGATGCTGGTTTCAGAGGAATCAACAGCGATATCAATAATAATCTAACTAGCACAGGAGAGCTTCGTATTGGTGGTGAATATAAAATTAATCAACTAAGTTTACGAGCTGGATATCGTTTTGAAGGAAGTCCGTACAAAAATGGAACTACTGTGGGAGATTTAACCAGCTATTCTGGTGGTTTGGGTTACAATTTTGGAGGCACTAAATTAGATTTAGCTTACTCTTATTTAGAAAGAAAATCGAATCAAAGATTTTTTGCTACAGGTTTTACAGATGGGGCTAACCTGTCTTCAAAACTAAACAATGTAACACTTACTTTATTATTTGAATTGTAATTAAGAATAAATAGATGAATGAAAATTTCCGTTTGGTATTTACTGAACGGATTTTTTTTTACTCCTAATTTAAGATCATTTTTATTTTTAATCTCAAAATAACATCCTAAAAGCAAAATCCGCTTCATAAAAAACACCTAAAACATGTTGAAACTAGTGTGTTTGAATAAAAAAAGTGTAATTTTGCACTCCAATTTATAAAAGTATGAGAACCAAGTCTTTAAAAAAGAACAAAATTAACGTAATCACTCTTGGGTGTTCAAAAAATGTTTATGACAGTGAAGTCCTTATGGGTCAGCTGCGTGCCAATGGAAAAGAAGTTGAACATGAAGCTCCAGCAGAAAAAGAAGGAAACATTATTGTAATCAACACTTGTGGTTTTATTGATAATGCAAAAGCAGAATCGGTAAACATGATTTTGGAATATGCCGATAAAAAAGACAGAGGACTTGTAGATAAAGTTTTCGTTACAGGATGTTTATCTGAACGTTACAGACCAGATTTAGAAAAAGAAATTCCAAATGTGGATCAATATTTTGGAACTACAGAATTACCTCAATTATTAAAAGCTCTAGGAGCCGATTATAAACATGAATTACTTGGAGAACGTTTAACTACGACTCCAAAAAATTATGCTTACCTAAAAATTGCAGAGGGCTGCGACAGACCGTGTAGTTTTTGTGCAATTCCGTTAATGAGAGGTTCGCACGTTTCTCAGCCAATTGAAAAATTAGTTAAAGAAGCTCAAGGTTTAGCTAAAAATGGCGTTAAAGAGTTAATCTTGATTGCTCAAGATTTAACTTATTACGGACTTGATCTTTATAAAAAAAGAAATCTTGCGGAACTTTTAGAAGAATTAGCAAAAGTTGAAGGCATAGAATGGATTCGTCTTCATTATGCTTATCCAACTGGTTTCCCAATGGATGTTTTGGAATTAATGAAACGAGAGCCAAAAATCTGTAATTATATTGATATTCCGTTACAGCATATTTCAGATTCGATTTTGAAATCGATGCGTCGTGGTACTACTCAAGCTAAAACAACTCAGTTATTAAAAGATTTCCGTGCTGCAGTTCCAGGAATGGCAATTAGAACTACTTTAATTGTTGGTTATCCAGGTGAAACTCAAGAGGATTTTGAAATTTTGAAAGATTTTGTTCAAGAAATGAAATTTGACAGAATGGGGTGTTTTGCTTATTCTCACGAAGAAAATACTCATGCTTATTTATTGGAAGACAATGTTCCAGATGATATCAAACAGGCTAGAGCAAATGAGATTATGGAATTACAGTCTCAAATTTCTTGGGATTTAAACCAAGAAAAAGTAGGCAAGACTTTCAAATGTATTATCGACAGAAAAGAAGGAGCACATTTTGTTGGACGTACAGAGTTTGACAGCCCTGATGTTGACAATGAAGTATTAATTGATGCTTCTAAACATTACGTAAAAACAGGTGAATTTGTTAATATAAAAATAATTGAAGCTACAGAATTTGATTTATACGGAGAACCTGCTTAAATTTACGCTGAACAATAGTTAACATTAGATAAAAGATACTTTTATGAAACCAATTCAAACTTTATTAATTTTAGTTTTAAGCCTATTCTTTTTCGATAGTGCCTCTGCACAATATGGAAACGGATACAACAATGGTTATGGTAATGGCTATGGCAACGGTTACGGAAGAGGCGGCGGAATGGACAGAAGTATGATGGCAGGACAGCAGCAAGGTTCACAAAGTAAGCCTAAAGAAATTCCTGTTGAAGAAACGGCTGGTAAAATTGTCGAACAAATGAAACCTGATGTAAATCTTGATGACTTACAAGCGATTGCTATTACAAATGTTTTGACAGACAGTTTAAGAGAACAAGGTATTTTATTGAAAAATGAAAGCAGTAGTCAAGAGCAAAAAATTGAGCAGATAAAAGCTTTAAGAGAAAGTACTGATAAAAAAATTG contains:
- the rimO gene encoding 30S ribosomal protein S12 methylthiotransferase RimO, whose protein sequence is MRTKSLKKNKINVITLGCSKNVYDSEVLMGQLRANGKEVEHEAPAEKEGNIIVINTCGFIDNAKAESVNMILEYADKKDRGLVDKVFVTGCLSERYRPDLEKEIPNVDQYFGTTELPQLLKALGADYKHELLGERLTTTPKNYAYLKIAEGCDRPCSFCAIPLMRGSHVSQPIEKLVKEAQGLAKNGVKELILIAQDLTYYGLDLYKKRNLAELLEELAKVEGIEWIRLHYAYPTGFPMDVLELMKREPKICNYIDIPLQHISDSILKSMRRGTTQAKTTQLLKDFRAAVPGMAIRTTLIVGYPGETQEDFEILKDFVQEMKFDRMGCFAYSHEENTHAYLLEDNVPDDIKQARANEIMELQSQISWDLNQEKVGKTFKCIIDRKEGAHFVGRTEFDSPDVDNEVLIDASKHYVKTGEFVNIKIIEATEFDLYGEPA